Proteins encoded in a region of the Magallana gigas chromosome 8, xbMagGiga1.1, whole genome shotgun sequence genome:
- the LOC105333477 gene encoding protein FAM43A: MWSATKVRARITETDPVFKARYIGCAETFVASGQGCTTGPVQKLWDNAGSERELKKVTITINTNGITMKESEKKKDQGKFYPIENISFCNADVAVNERIFCWICKAADSPSLQVYAVICSTKEEAKSMSLVMSRAFQIAYKEWKTMKNREERESKKVKTKNQTQKGQPISLKDSASQADSDSVHSSESGSAPDSQKLCRRDSGCQTETDDLSNGLNSSLKIKDSSLDTVSENKISNKNPVKTEVGTVPEGTDVQSAKPEVLY, translated from the coding sequence ATGTGGAGTGCTACCAAAGTTCGAGCCCGAATCACAGAAACTGACCCCGTTTTCAAAGCCAGGTACATAGGATGTGCGGAGACATTTGTTGCTAGTGGCCAGGGATGTACAACTGGACCCGTGCAGAAACTCTGGGACAATGCCGGGAGTGAGAGAGAACTGAAAAAGGTAACCATTACAATTAATACCAATGGTATAACAATGAAGGAATCAGAGAAGAAAAAGGATCAAGGCAAGTTTTATCCTATCgagaatatttcattttgtaatgCCGATGTGGCTGTGAATGAGAGGATATTTTGCTGGATTTGCAAGGCGGCCGATTCTCCTTCTCTGCAAGTGTACGCCGTGATCTGTAGTACCAAGGAGGAGGCCAAATCTATGTCCCTCGTCATGTCCAGGGCCTTCCAGATAGCATACAAAGAATGGAAGACGATGAAGAACCGAGAGGAAAGGGAAAGCAAAAAAGTCAAGACAAAGAACCAAACTCAGAAAGGACAACCAATTTCTCTCAAAGATTCGGCGTCGCAGGCGGATTCGGATTCCGTGCATAGCAGCGAGTCCGGATCAGCGCCGGATTCACAGAAGTTGTGTAGGCGTGATTCTGGATGTCAAACAGAGACAGACGACTTGTCCAATGGACTAAACAGTTCTCTAAAGATCAAAGACTCAAGTCTGGACACAGTATCAGAGAACAAAATCAGTAATAAAAACCCTGTAAAAACGGAAGTTGGAACGGTTCCTGAAGGGACTGATGTGCAATCGGCGAAACCGGAAGTGTTATATTAA